A portion of the Aricia agestis chromosome 1, ilAriAges1.1, whole genome shotgun sequence genome contains these proteins:
- the LOC121730711 gene encoding uncharacterized protein LOC121730711, whose product MAPSWRLLAGLTLLTLAALVSGQVTFSRDWSGGKRSPAALFDCGQFARICRHFLHDLRSAMSPAPGGHKPRDDDLPQKPERYDDDE is encoded by the exons ATGGCGCCCTCCTGGAG GTTGCTCGCGGGTCTGACGCTACTGACGTTGGCGGCGCTGGTGTCGGGACAGGTGACGTTCAGCCGCGACTGGTCGGGGGGCAAGCGCTCGCCGGCCGCGCTCTTCGACTGCGGCCAGTTCGCCAGGATCTGCAGACACTTCCTG CACGACCTGCGCAGCGCGATGTCGCCCGCGCCGGGCGGACACAAGCCGCGCGACGACGACCTGCCGCAGAAGCCGGAGCGCTACGACGACGACGAGTGA